A region from the Palaemon carinicauda isolate YSFRI2023 chromosome 16, ASM3689809v2, whole genome shotgun sequence genome encodes:
- the LOC137655532 gene encoding uncharacterized protein — MRDTRPRAVPAPAPTRSPTRPRVATAHRVAQEAPKTLERPLAARPARPPQQRTPVRPHRDARPQASVPVLLDQRQPSRDPAPALTRPQPVLPDTRSGATVISRPSGPRQVAAHPCVRPPPAPAPDRRMPTPSPTRSRGHVPAPAAARHRS; from the exons ATGCGCGATACGCGTCCGCGCGCAGTTCCAGCaccagcgcccacgcgctcaccaacgcgaccacgcgtcgctACAGCTCACCGCGTCGcccaagaggctcccaa AACTCTAGAGCGCCCTCTCGCGGCTCGCCCCGCGCGGCCTCCACAGCAGCGCACCCCGGTGCGACCACATCGTGAcgcgcgcccacaggcgagtgtGCCGGTCTTATTGGACCAGCGCCAACCttctcgcgaccctgctccagcgctaacgcgccctcagccggttcttccggacacgcgctcaggcgccaccgttatctcgcgcccttcggggcCGCGCCAGGTCGCTGCGCACCCGTGCGTTCGTCCTCCTCCtgctccagctcctgatcgccgcatgcctacgccatcgcctacgcgctctcgcggccatgttcccgctccagctgctgcgcgccatcgctcctga
- the LOC137655531 gene encoding uncharacterized protein, giving the protein MLLTDPEGLECETAPLAPKRQALPARPPADVPADPDIVPRRSPLGIRAPVPVTCQGPPARPRPSAPRRPSTVPEVARKCPTAHTRPAPDIAPPRPAPDIAPPCSPAPTRPVPDTARTRPPVPQLPPAPTRPLAPRHPPVPASRAVPEVPELADRRPQVLADSSRPSGEKRDMRPRGSSTSANAHTNAPVRCFGPITPT; this is encoded by the exons atgttgttaaCCGATCCCGAG GGACTTGAGTgcgaaactgcgcctctcgcccctaaGCGCCAGGCACTGCCTGCGCGCCCGCCTGCCGATGTTCCTGCTGATCCTGACATAgtgcctcggcgctcacccttaggcattcgcgcccctgttcctgttacgtgccagggtccccctgcgcgcccacgcccttcggcgccccgtcgcccttcaacagttcctgaagtagcgcgcaagTGCCCAACTGCGCATacgcgccctgctcctgatatagcgccaccgcgccctgctcctgatatagcgcCACCGTGCTCACCTGCACCCACGCGGCCAGTTCCTGATACGGCACgtacgcgtccaccggtgccccagctgccacctgcgcccacgcgccctctaGCGCCTCGGCACCCCCCAGTTCCTGCATCGCGCGCGGTCCctgaggttcctgagttggcggaCAGGCGTCCACAGGTTcttgcggactcgtcgcgcccctcGGGGGAAAAGCGCGACATGCGCCCGCGCGGTTCCAGTACCAGCGCTAACGCGCACACCAACGCGCCTGTGCGTTGCTTTGGACCCATCACGCCCACCTAG